The following are encoded in a window of Phaseolus vulgaris cultivar G19833 chromosome 3, P. vulgaris v2.0, whole genome shotgun sequence genomic DNA:
- the LOC137839360 gene encoding uncharacterized protein, which yields MVFSARRLRYYFHSFTVVVMTDLPIQNVLKKADVAGRMVKWALELSEFDIRYEPRGPIKGQVLVYFVVELSSGVAPSDGLDFRWVLSVDGSSNQQGSGAGVILEGPNGVLIEQSLRFAFKASNNQAEYEVLIVGMLLAREMGARSLLAKTDSLLVTGQVTGEFQAKDPQMAAYLEYVHTLRTSFAEFELVHVPREQNARADLLAKLASSGKWGRQRSVIQETLKVPRAFVTDNQVLQVCKSRERVASSHRSLTQETLRAPRLRARPIRTDEAMEVCAVGRTDTWITPYQRYLADGELPLDSSKAKMVKKRSSKFTLIDGDLFKFGFTHPVLVCVHGEQCMRIMSKLHEGVCGSHVGGRALANRVLRAGYYWPTLKEDCVGYAQRCKQCQ from the coding sequence ATGGTGTTCTCAGCAAGGAGGCTCCGctattacttccacagcttcacggtcGTAGTGATGACCGATCTTCCCATCCAGAACGTGCTCAAGAAGGCAGACGTAgccgggaggatggtgaagtgggcccTAGAGCTATCTGAGTTCGATATAAGGTACGAGCCCCggggtccgatcaaggggcaggtgttagTGTACTTCGTCGTCGAGTTGTCATCGGGCGTTGCACCTTCGGACGGCCTAGATTTTCGCTGGGtcttatcggtggatggctcctccaaTCAACAGGGAAGtggcgctggagtcatcctggaaggaccaaacggagtgctgatcgagcagtctCTACGCTTCgctttcaaggccagcaacaaccaggcggagtacgaggtcTTGATCGTCGGTATGTTGCTGGCAAGGGAGATGGGAGCAAGGAGTTTGTTGGCCAAGACCGACTCCCTgttggtcaccgggcaggtaaCGGGagagttccaggccaaagaccCACAGATGGCTGCATACCTCGAGTATGTGCACACCTTGAGGACGTCCTTTGCAGAGTTTGAGTTGGTCCACgtaccaagagagcagaatgccagagctgacttGCTCGCTAAACTAGCCAGCTCAGGCAAGTGGGGCAGGCAGAGGAGCGTCATCCAAGAGACCCTGAAGGTACCTCGCGCGTTCGTAACGGACAACCAAGTACTTCAAGTGTGCAAGTCAAGGGAGCGCGTAGCGAGCAGTCATCGGTCTCTAACTCAAGAAACTTTGAGAGCGCCCAGGCTGAGAGCGCGACCAATAAGAACCGATGAGGCGATGGAGGTTTGCGCTGTAGGAAGAActgacacgtggataacgccgtACCAGCGATATTTGGCAGATGGGGAGCTCCCGCTGGACTCGTCGAAGGCGAAAATGGTAAAGAAGAGGTCgagcaagtttacccttatcGATGGGGACCTCTTTAAGTTTGGATTCACCCATCCAGTGTTGGTGTGCGTGCATGGAGAGCAGTGCATGAGGATCATGTCAAAGCTCCACGAGGGAGtgtgtggaagccacgtcggtgGTCGCGCCTTGGCAAATAGAGttctccgcgcggggtactactggccaacgctgAAAGAAGACTGCGTGGGGTATGCTCAacgttgcaagcagtgccagtga